A stretch of the Clostridium botulinum genome encodes the following:
- the mraY gene encoding phospho-N-acetylmuramoyl-pentapeptide-transferase produces MSLMIYSVLVAFILSLLQGPILIPLLHKFKFGQNIRSEGPQSHKKKSGTPTMGGMIFIISSIVTVFVITRHPSFETKLAMFAFVGFGIIGLIDDSLKIIHKENEGLKAYQKMLLLLIVSSIIAFYAYNNPKIGSQIIVPFAHITWNLGIFYIPFIIFYFAATTNAVNLTDGLDGLATSITLLVMTFFAVVSYATGNYTLAVFCATVGGALLGFLKYNAYPAQIFMGDTGSLALGGVVGAVAMMLKLPLIVPIVGGIYLAETLSVIIQVTSFKLTGKRVFKMSPIHHHFELSGWHETKVVSIFSIITVILCLIGFLSLIKMNSLSL; encoded by the coding sequence ATGAGTTTAATGATTTATTCAGTATTAGTAGCATTTATATTATCCTTACTTCAAGGACCTATATTAATACCATTGTTACACAAATTTAAATTTGGTCAAAATATAAGAAGTGAAGGACCACAAAGTCATAAAAAAAAATCAGGAACTCCTACAATGGGAGGAATGATATTCATTATTTCAAGTATAGTTACAGTTTTTGTAATTACAAGACATCCAAGTTTTGAAACAAAACTTGCAATGTTTGCATTTGTAGGATTTGGAATAATAGGATTAATAGATGATTCACTTAAAATAATACATAAGGAAAACGAAGGGCTAAAAGCATATCAAAAGATGTTATTATTATTAATAGTTTCATCTATAATAGCATTTTATGCTTATAATAATCCTAAAATAGGTAGTCAAATAATAGTACCTTTTGCACACATAACTTGGAATCTAGGTATTTTCTATATACCATTTATAATATTTTATTTTGCAGCTACAACTAATGCTGTAAATTTAACAGATGGATTAGATGGGCTTGCAACAAGTATTACTTTACTTGTAATGACTTTCTTTGCTGTAGTAAGTTATGCTACAGGCAATTATACACTTGCGGTATTTTGCGCTACAGTTGGAGGAGCTTTATTAGGATTTTTAAAATATAATGCTTATCCGGCACAAATTTTTATGGGGGATACTGGTTCATTAGCTTTAGGTGGTGTAGTTGGAGCAGTAGCTATGATGTTAAAATTACCTTTAATAGTACCAATTGTTGGAGGTATATATCTTGCAGAAACTTTATCTGTAATAATACAAGTTACATCATTTAAATTGACAGGTAAGAGAGTTTTTAAAATGAGTCCAATACATCATCATTTTGAGTTAAGTGGATGGCATGAAACTAAAGTAGTATCTATATTTTCTATAATCACAGTTATACTTTGTTTAATAGGTTTCTTGTCTTTAATTAAGATGAATAGTTTATCCCTATAA
- a CDS encoding UDP-N-acetylmuramoyl-L-alanyl-D-glutamate--2,6-diaminopimelate ligase yields MKLVQILKGLEYTNLNGTLDLDVNKVEYDSRKILNGDVFVAIEGFNVDGHKFIQKAIENGAKVIICSKDIEINKNCTYIKVENTRKALSIIASNFYENPSNEIKLIGITGTNGKTTSTYMIKSILEHAECNTGLIGTIANFIGEEKIKAERTTPESLELHEMFKKMKDKNIEYCIMEVSSHSLSLDRVYGLEFSQGVFTNLTQDHLDFHKTFENYYEAKLSMFNNAKNSIINIDDSYGERMLKDIPNTSIKVTYSTERQADLVAKNIVNHAKGAEFDLVYKEFTIHINLSIPGIYNVYNALCSAAACLEEGISIEKVKEGLENVVVPGRCENVTKKYNLGFDVIVDYAHTPDGLENILNTAKDFTKGRLISVFGCGGDRDKTKRPIMGKIGSNLSDIAIITSDNPRTEEPMSIINDVVSGIDKDNYVVVENRKDAIKEAMRIAKKDDVIVVAGKGHEDYQILKDKVIHFDEREVIADIVKELF; encoded by the coding sequence ATGAAACTTGTACAAATTTTAAAGGGACTAGAGTATACAAATTTAAATGGAACATTAGATTTAGATGTAAACAAAGTAGAGTATGATTCAAGAAAGATTTTAAACGGAGATGTATTTGTAGCCATTGAAGGATTTAATGTAGATGGGCATAAATTTATCCAGAAGGCTATTGAAAACGGTGCTAAGGTTATTATTTGTAGCAAGGATATAGAAATTAATAAAAATTGCACATATATAAAAGTTGAAAATACGAGAAAAGCTTTGTCTATAATAGCATCTAATTTTTATGAAAATCCATCAAATGAAATAAAATTAATAGGTATAACAGGTACGAATGGGAAAACCACATCTACATATATGATAAAATCAATTTTAGAACATGCAGAATGTAACACAGGACTTATAGGAACTATAGCTAATTTCATTGGAGAAGAAAAAATAAAAGCTGAGAGAACTACACCAGAATCTCTTGAATTACACGAAATGTTCAAGAAAATGAAGGATAAAAATATAGAATATTGTATTATGGAAGTATCCTCTCATTCTTTAAGTTTAGATAGAGTATATGGATTAGAATTTTCACAAGGAGTATTTACTAATTTAACTCAAGATCACCTTGATTTTCACAAAACTTTTGAAAATTATTATGAAGCTAAATTATCTATGTTTAACAACGCTAAAAATTCAATAATAAATATAGATGATTCTTATGGAGAAAGAATGCTTAAGGATATACCAAACACTAGCATAAAAGTTACTTATTCTACTGAAAGACAAGCAGATTTAGTTGCTAAGAATATAGTAAATCATGCAAAAGGCGCTGAATTTGATTTAGTCTATAAAGAATTTACAATACATATTAATCTAAGTATACCAGGTATATATAATGTTTATAATGCTTTATGTAGTGCAGCGGCATGTCTTGAAGAAGGAATTTCTATAGAAAAAGTAAAAGAGGGACTTGAAAATGTAGTTGTTCCTGGAAGATGTGAGAATGTTACTAAAAAATATAATTTAGGGTTTGATGTTATAGTTGATTATGCACATACTCCAGATGGACTTGAAAACATATTAAATACTGCGAAAGATTTTACAAAAGGAAGACTTATAAGTGTATTTGGATGTGGTGGCGATAGAGATAAGACTAAAAGACCTATTATGGGAAAAATAGGATCTAATTTATCTGATATTGCAATAATAACATCTGATAATCCTAGAACAGAGGAACCTATGTCAATTATAAATGATGTAGTTTCTGGAATAGATAAAGATAATTATGTTGTAGTAGAAAATAGAAAAGATGCAATAAAAGAAGCTATGAGAATTGCAAAAAAAGATGATGTTATAGTTGTTGCAGGAAAAGGTCATGAAGATTATCAAATATTAAAAGATAAGGTAATACATTTTGATGAAAGAGAAGTAATAGCTGATATAGTAAAGGAGTTGTTTTAA
- a CDS encoding stage V sporulation protein D: MTKKQYRDKSIIKRRMLIVLGILLLLFFSLVGRLAYVMIVKSHDYKNIATDQWTSEVKIEARRGKILDRNGHELAVSANVYRIDLDMNALRGVQNKGKENEISDDEVATEISKALNMDKTEILKILQKRLPSGLPMGSATLKRRIEKEEADNARNIKIRDKKLRGIIVSPDTKRYYPNDNFLSQVLGHTRSDGEGLTGVELQYNKYLSGVPGVKIAETDSKSQDLPYTISEYTKPVPGKDVVLTIDEMIQHFAEKAADQAIKDNNAKAVTIMVMDPKTGEILGMANKPDYNPNSPWEEGKTFAELQQKWRNRAVSDTFEPGSIFKVITASAAMQEKVIDEENYRVTCNGGIKVADRIRHCAKKSGHGLETFPDIIKNSCNVGFIDVGRKLGAEKLNKHIYKFGFGKKTGIDLPGEASGIVKKTEKIGEGDLASISFGQANTVTCIQYMTALNAIANGGYLIKPHIAKEIVYYDENNNKLVDENFDNLVKEKKRIEDADVMARLRGYMERVVSEGGGRKAFIDGYKIAGKTGTAQKVVNGRYGAGKYIGSFASMAPSNDPKVTVLVSIDEPDSSNYYGGQIAAPVAKQLYTDIFNYLSLEGGSGGKLVAKNAVVPEVRGLKKDQAVKVLKEAKLNCDLDTKGDYIVDMIPKPGYAINEGGKVVLYTGSAENYNKEVVVPNLKGYSKEKAQELLKSLGIQVKFIGEGAVLEQSIAPGKSVNRGTATIVLTLRDVGD; this comes from the coding sequence GTGACTAAAAAGCAATACAGAGACAAAAGTATAATAAAGCGAAGGATGCTTATCGTTTTAGGCATACTTTTGCTTTTGTTTTTTTCCTTAGTAGGTAGACTTGCTTATGTAATGATAGTAAAGTCTCATGATTATAAAAATATTGCTACCGATCAATGGACAAGTGAAGTCAAAATAGAAGCAAGAAGAGGAAAAATTTTAGATAGGAATGGACATGAACTTGCAGTTAGTGCTAATGTTTATAGAATTGATTTAGATATGAATGCATTAAGGGGAGTTCAAAATAAGGGTAAGGAAAATGAGATATCTGATGATGAGGTAGCGACTGAAATTTCAAAAGCTTTAAATATGGATAAAACAGAAATACTAAAAATTTTACAAAAAAGACTTCCAAGTGGATTGCCTATGGGATCTGCTACTTTGAAAAGAAGAATAGAAAAGGAAGAAGCAGATAATGCAAGAAATATTAAAATAAGAGATAAGAAATTAAGAGGTATTATAGTATCACCGGATACAAAAAGATACTATCCTAATGACAATTTTTTATCTCAAGTATTGGGACATACAAGATCAGATGGTGAAGGTTTAACGGGTGTAGAACTACAATATAATAAATATCTATCAGGAGTTCCAGGAGTAAAAATTGCTGAAACAGATAGTAAAAGTCAAGATCTTCCATATACTATTTCAGAGTACACTAAACCAGTTCCAGGAAAAGATGTAGTACTTACTATTGATGAAATGATACAACATTTTGCTGAAAAAGCAGCTGATCAAGCTATAAAAGATAACAACGCTAAAGCTGTTACTATTATGGTTATGGATCCTAAGACAGGAGAAATTTTAGGTATGGCAAATAAACCAGATTATAACCCTAATTCTCCTTGGGAAGAAGGAAAAACGTTTGCTGAACTTCAACAAAAATGGAGAAACAGAGCTGTAAGTGATACTTTTGAACCAGGATCTATATTTAAGGTAATAACAGCAAGTGCTGCAATGCAGGAAAAAGTTATTGATGAGGAAAATTATAGAGTAACTTGTAATGGTGGTATTAAAGTCGCAGATCGTATAAGACACTGTGCAAAGAAATCTGGACATGGACTTGAAACTTTTCCAGATATAATTAAAAATTCATGTAACGTAGGTTTTATAGATGTAGGAAGAAAGTTAGGTGCGGAAAAATTAAACAAGCATATTTACAAATTTGGATTTGGTAAGAAAACAGGAATAGATCTTCCAGGTGAAGCTAGCGGTATAGTTAAAAAGACAGAAAAAATAGGTGAGGGAGATCTTGCTTCAATATCTTTTGGTCAAGCTAATACAGTAACTTGTATTCAATATATGACAGCTTTAAATGCAATAGCTAATGGAGGATATTTAATAAAACCTCATATTGCAAAAGAAATAGTTTACTATGATGAAAATAATAATAAATTGGTTGATGAGAATTTTGATAATTTAGTAAAAGAAAAGAAAAGAATAGAAGATGCAGATGTAATGGCAAGATTAAGAGGTTATATGGAGCGTGTTGTATCCGAAGGTGGAGGAAGAAAAGCCTTTATAGACGGATATAAGATAGCTGGTAAAACAGGGACAGCTCAAAAGGTTGTTAATGGTAGATATGGTGCAGGAAAATATATTGGATCATTTGCATCAATGGCACCTTCAAATGATCCTAAAGTAACAGTACTTGTATCTATTGATGAGCCAGATTCATCTAATTACTATGGAGGACAAATAGCAGCTCCAGTTGCTAAACAACTTTATACTGATATATTTAATTATTTATCACTTGAAGGTGGTAGTGGTGGAAAATTAGTAGCTAAGAATGCAGTTGTTCCAGAAGTTAGGGGACTTAAAAAAGATCAAGCTGTTAAAGTTTTAAAAGAAGCTAAATTAAATTGTGATTTAGATACTAAAGGTGATTATATAGTAGATATGATACCTAAACCAGGATATGCTATAAATGAAGGTGGAAAAGTTGTTCTTTACACTGGTAGTGCTGAAAACTATAATAAAGAAGTAGTGGTTCCAAATCTTAAGGGATATAGCAAAGAAAAGGCTCAAGAACTTTTAAAAAGTTTAGGAATTCAAGTTAAATTTATTGGAGAAGGTGCTGTTTTAGAGCAAAGTATTGCTCCTGGTAAGTCAGTTAATAGGGGAACAGCAACCATAGTTCTTACGCTACGGGATGTTGGTGATTAG
- a CDS encoding UDP-N-acetylmuramoyl-tripeptide--D-alanyl-D-alanine ligase — MELLKFEEIVEAIHGKIHINSNCHKYNSVSTDTRKINKNSIFIALKGDNFNANDYIVEASKKGANLCIVDEIKFNESDLQENTSVILVKNTRKALLDLAELYKSKLNIKVIGITGSTGKTSTKDLTAAALSSKFKVFKTQGNFNNEIGLPLMIFNIDNTYDVAVLEMGMSDFSEIHRLAKVARPDIALITNIGISHIENLKTRENILKAKMEITDFFNKDSILIVNNDNDLLKDISSNDYKVINIGFNEGVAYRATNILTDENHIEFTVCHTDENEKFNIPVPGKHNILNSLLAIATGRVLNIEYDKLKDGIKNLSVTSMRLDIVKGKKFTIVDDCYNASPDSMKAAIDVMNTIKGKRKIAVLGTMKELGVDSYKFHKEVAEYADSKNIDLLITVGEFNEAYKEGYNKTSKQFETIKDAAEFITNNINKDDIVLVKASRSMKFEYIVNKLKDKNC; from the coding sequence TTGGAATTACTAAAATTCGAAGAAATAGTTGAAGCTATTCATGGAAAAATACACATAAATTCTAATTGTCATAAATATAATAGTGTAAGTACAGATACAAGAAAAATTAATAAAAATAGTATATTTATAGCACTAAAGGGAGATAATTTTAATGCAAATGACTATATAGTGGAGGCAAGTAAAAAAGGTGCAAACTTATGTATAGTAGACGAAATAAAGTTTAATGAAAGTGATTTACAGGAAAATACATCGGTTATATTAGTGAAAAACACAAGAAAAGCATTACTTGATTTGGCTGAATTATATAAAAGTAAACTAAATATAAAAGTAATAGGTATAACAGGTTCAACAGGAAAAACATCTACTAAGGATTTAACTGCGGCAGCTTTAAGTTCTAAGTTTAAAGTTTTTAAAACACAAGGAAACTTTAATAATGAAATAGGATTACCATTAATGATATTTAATATTGATAATACTTATGATGTTGCTGTATTAGAAATGGGAATGAGTGATTTTTCTGAGATCCATAGACTTGCAAAGGTGGCAAGACCAGACATTGCTTTAATAACTAATATTGGTATATCACATATAGAAAATTTAAAAACTAGAGAAAATATTTTAAAAGCAAAAATGGAAATAACAGATTTCTTTAATAAAGATAGTATTTTAATAGTTAACAATGATAATGATTTATTAAAAGATATATCTTCAAATGATTATAAGGTAATTAATATAGGGTTTAATGAAGGAGTAGCGTATAGGGCTACAAATATACTTACTGATGAAAATCATATTGAATTTACTGTGTGTCATACTGATGAAAATGAAAAATTTAATATACCTGTTCCTGGAAAACATAATATTCTAAATTCATTACTTGCAATTGCTACAGGTAGAGTTTTAAATATAGAATATGATAAGCTAAAAGATGGTATAAAGAATTTGAGTGTTACATCTATGAGACTTGACATAGTAAAGGGAAAAAAGTTTACTATAGTAGATGATTGCTATAATGCTAGTCCGGATTCAATGAAAGCGGCTATCGATGTGATGAATACAATAAAAGGTAAAAGAAAGATAGCTGTGCTTGGAACCATGAAGGAACTAGGAGTAGATTCATACAAATTTCATAAAGAAGTTGCTGAGTATGCTGATAGTAAAAATATAGACTTGTTAATAACTGTAGGAGAGTTTAATGAAGCATATAAAGAAGGATATAATAAAACTTCTAAACAATTTGAAACTATAAAAGATGCAGCTGAGTTTATAACAAATAATATAAACAAAGATGATATTGTACTAGTAAAAGCTTCAAGAAGTATGAAATTTGAATATATAGTAAACAAGCTTAAAGATAAAAATTGCTAA